CTTACACATGCCGCCGGTGGCGGCAGCTCAGCAGGGCTGCaggctggggtgggctgggggaggTGCAGTGTGCGGaccaggggtggggggaagggcgGGCCAGCTGCCAGCGCTCACAGCTGCTGCCTCCGACTCCGAGGCCCCCTTGCCTCTCCCACTGCGTCGTCTCTCTAACCGGGTTAGAAGGGGCCGGATGGAGACAATAGGGAGACACGTCTCTTTCGGGGCACAGACATCAGTCCTGCAGTCTCCAGGTTGTGTCCACCACAGGCTCCCCATTCTGAGGAAACCACGGGGCGCGGTCAgctgcaccgccccccccccccccgcctcttACCCCCCCAGGTCGGTTGCTGATCTGCCCGCTCTGTGGGGAAATGACTCCTAATGTGAACTTTCCTCAGGGAACTCCATTTCCTCTTCCTGGAAAGGTGCAGGTCATCCCCCGGCTTCTCCCTCATAAATACTCTCTTGGCTCATTCTCTCTgcatcttcctctctcttctcctctctccccggctccctgtctcctccctgcttctctctctccctccaccctTACCTGGCCTGTACCCCCTCTCCACTCCAATCCTAACGTCTCCTCCAGCGGGACAGGGGTGAGGAGTGGCAATCCAGGCACTTCCTTTTCTCCCACCCCCCCACAAAATACCACTTCAAGCCACTGCCGAGCTAAGCACCACTCAGGCTGACCGGGCACCCTGGGGAAGCCTCCTTCACGGTTTGCAGGCTCCCTGCCCCGTGTGTCCGGCGGGCTGGTTTGCAGGGAGGAAGCCCCCTCCCGTGCCGCCTGGCACTCAGCCTACAAGATCCCACACGCCCCTGTACATGGGAGGGCAGGCGGGTCTCGCTGTCCTCACTCTCCAGTCCCCAGGCCTGTCCCCACCAGGGGCTCCTGGATGCAGACAGAACTCCAAGCAGACACAGGGGAGCATCAGAAATGCTGTTTATTTCTCAGCCACCCCCAGGCTGGCTGGCCTCTTTGCAGGGGCAGGGTAGGCTACAGAGGCAGACTTGGAGAGAAACTGAGGGAGGAGGGTGAGAGGTGATATAGGCTCATCCTGACTCCTCCAGTCCAGTCCAAGTCGAGGGCAGAGAGATCCCCAAGCCCTGGTCATTAGGACACACCGAGGGGCAGCAGGGGTTCAAGCAGGTCCCTGATAGCCCCGGGACCACACCAGCCAGGGCTCCCCCACCCCgcctcttcctcctctcctgtGCCCTTGTCTGCCTCAGGCCACCTCCCTACCCGGCCCCAAGCACCCCCACAGCTCCCTGCCCCCTCGCCAGCTTGTCTGTCAGTGCCTGGACTTCCATCCTGTTGGCCTGCTGCGCCCTGGAAAGGGAGGCCCGGGCAGTGAGGTTAGCAGCAGTTAGCACCGCCGAGTTACAGGAGCAGACTCAGTCCTAAGCACTAGCTCTGAGCAGGTCTAGAAGTTGTGGGTGGTAAGTGCTCTGGGAGAGACCAGAAGGGGAGACAGGAAGAGTTGCCAACTCCAGACCCCCGAGGCACTTAAATGGGGGCATTGTCAAGATCAGAGGAGGAATTGGGGAGCGCGGGTCAGGGGTGGGGGCTAGAGGGAGGCGAGGAAGAGGAGGAGCAGGCTGTGGCCCAGCAGAAGCAGGCCTGGAAGCCGCTGCCCAGGGGCCCGTCCAGCCACCACGGCCGCCTCCGGGCTCCCCCCGCGGCTGAGGTAGATGATGACGACGCTGTCCTCAGGCCCTGACGGCTGTACCTCGTTGTCAACCGTATAGCAGCCCCTGCCCTCGGCGACTCTGCCGCGGAACCTGCGGCCCAGGGCATCCTCCCCGCCCTCACCCGGCGTGGCCAGTGCCACGTTGACTGAGCTCTCGGCGCTGCCCAGCTCATTGGCGGCCAGGCAGCTGTAGGTGCCCTCCTCCGGCTTGCCGAAGTCGGGGATGAGCAGGCTGCCGTTGGCAAAGGCCTGAAAGCGGGGCCGGCCGCGGGCTGCCGGGGCGCCAGGCAGGGGCCGCCCATCAGCACCCACATTGGGGCTGGCGATCTCCACGGTGCCGCCGGGCGTCTGGATGTGCCAGCGAAGGCGGGGGGCCGGCTGTCCCTCGGCGTCACAGTGCAGCGCCAGCACGAAGCCTGGCCGTAGCTCGGCGCCGTCCTGGCTGGGCTGGTAGGTGAGCTGCACCGAGGGTGCCGAGCACGGCAGCGGCGGCAGGCGGCTCAGCGGCGTGCCCTTGAGCACGTGCGGCGAAGTGCAAGCCACGCTGTCCTGCTCGGGGATGGACACGGCCGTGGCCAGGGCCCACGTCTTGAGCCACACGATGCCGCAGGTGCAGTCGAAGGGGTTGTCGTTGATCTGCAGGTGGGACAGCGCCGTAAGCGGCGCAAAGGTGCCCTCGGCCACCGTGTGCAGGCGGTTGTGGTTGAGCTGCAGCGAGCGCAGCGCCCGCAGGCTGCGGAAGGCGTCCCGGGGGATGAAGGTCAGCTCGTTGCTGTCCATCTTGAGCAGCTGCAAGGCGCTGAGGTTGTGCAGGTCGCTCCAGGCGAAGTCAGAGATGAGGTTGTGGCTGAGGTCCAGGCTCTTGAGCTGGCCCAGGACGGCCAGGGCGCCGGCGGCCACGGTGCGGATCTCATTGTGCGCCAGCCACAGCGACTGCAGCAGGGGCACCTCGGCGAAGGCCCCCCGGGGCAGGCCCGGCAGGCGGTTGGCCGACAGGCTCAGCGTGGTCACGTTGCCTGGGAAACCCTGCGGCACGGCTTTCAGGTCACGGTAGGCGCAGTCGGCGATCTGGAAGCCGTATTTCTCCCCGCAGTCACAGGCCTCGGGACAGGCCCCCGCCAGGCCCAGGAGAACCGCCCAGCCCAGCAGGCACAGCCCCTGCATCGTACCTCCTGCCGGGGAAAGGCGAATCACCACCTAGGCGGCCCTCAGGACCCACAGAGGGGCTTGACCCTCTCAGGACCCCAGCCCTTCCCCTACCAGGACAGCCTCCCCCACATTACCCATCTGAGGCCCCACACTGCCTAGCCCACCGCCCCTATTCtatggaaggggaaactgagacctagaGAAAGGTTGGCACTTGCCCGAGGTCATGCAGCCTGGCGGGGCGAAGGCAGGACAGGCGAGGGCCCCAGGTCCTCCTCTGAGCAGAGAGCTCTTCCTGGCTCAGCCAGTTCCTAGCTGACTTTATGACTCCAAATCTGCTTtccagcagcccccacccccagtacTTCACAGaacctccctcctcccctcccacatCCTGGTCGCAGACCCTCCCACTGGAGCCCCCCAGAGGTATGCTTTGCCGGGGCCCAGACAAGGCCCCTTGTGCAGTGCACGCCACCCCCCTCCACTCCTCCGCCCCCTCCCACCCTTCCGGGCCGGGACCACAGCAGACACCAGACCCTTTCTCCAGAATCCCACCCGCAGCCTGCTCTGTGCAAACTACGCCGGCAGCTGCCTAAATAAACCTCTGCCAGGACCTCTCAGCTGGCTTGGGCGAGGCCAGTGGTTCAGCCCAAACGCTGCTGGGATTTCCAGGGCCCGAGGTTGTCAGAGGAACGGATGCCCCCCTGGTCAGCTCCAAGCAAGGGACTGTCCAAGCACCTGGAACCAACAGAGAAGGGTCCAGGCGGCCCCTGTCATCCTGCAGTCCTCCCCTCTTCCCACAGGCCCCTGGAGCTCTCTtcctccaccctcccaccccctccccggcTTACCTTCAAACTACTCTTCCGTTTGTTAAGCAGAACCTCTGCTAAAAGGGAACCAGAAAGTGACAAAGGACTGAGTTAGCCTGGAGAGTCTGCAGGGTGCAGGGCTACCAAAGGGAGGGCAGGATACTGGAGGGAGGGCCGCTGGGTCTCGGCCCCACCTTCGATTTGCACGCCTGTGCCCACCCTGCCAGGGAGAGGGTGACTGGGTCGTCTGCTGTGGGGGCGAGCCTGGGGCAGCCCGCACGCTCCCTCCTTCCAGCAAAACAACTGCCTCCCTGCAGCAACAAGGACCTGTGTTTCATAAGTGACACAAGAAACTTGAGGGGGAAAAAGATGCCAAATTTTTtgggttgtgttttttttctctctctctcactcactcttAGCAGCTTCAACTTTCTTAAAGACACAGCACTGTCTGGACAGGACCCAAGAAAAGATAGGGCCAGGAGAgattttttttggagtataagGAGGGGTGAGAAGTTGAATCTCATGCAGGAAGGTGGGAGACTTCACTTCAAACAAGAAGAAAAGGGGCTCTAAGTTGAAACTGCGTGGTCGGTGAGGGGGAGTGTGGGTGATTGTAGGTGCATGCACGAGTTTATGGGAGAATGTATATCTGCATGCAGCTGAgcttgtgtgcttgtgtgtgtctTAGTATGGATGTGGGTATGAGACTGGGtgtctttctgtgtgtgtgagtCTGTGTGTGTTTGGGAATGTTTGCagttgtgtgtttatgtgtggaTGGGGGTGTGTATCTTTGTGTGGGTTTGTGTGGGTGTGAAACCCTGTCTCTGTCTTTGTGTTTGTATGCCTATTTGGGCATAGCTCTCTGTGTGTAGGTATTTGTGTGGATGTGAGGGTGTTtctctgtatttgtgtgtttgtgtgggtgtGTTTGAATGGAAAACTGAGAAGGCCAAAGCATATGAAACACCCACCAGGCTCCAAAATCTCAGTGAGAAGCCAaaattttaggtctttttttttttttaaaagaaaatatagcctCCTCCCCTGAGTTAGAGGCCCTGCCTGCTGGCTCTGAGGCTGAGCTGCCTAGAAGTTGGTTGTTGTCCAGGGAGGTCCCGCGGTTCCCGCTGTGCtgggtgggagggggcagggaggcaggCGGGGAAGTGATGGGCGGAGAGCTCTGGATGGAACCGGCCAGACTTCAGTCTTCCCACCAGAGACACCCACACCCTCAGGGACGGTACCATCAGCCAGGACGGCCCCTCTGGCAGGCAGAGCTGAGGAGGAGGGGCCGCACTCCTTCTGGAAAATCCTCTCTTTGGTCTCCCACAGTCCTGAAATCCCACCATTGGTGCTGTGTGTCGGTGGAGTCAGCATTGCCCTCTCTGGGCTCCGCTGTTTGCCAAATAGGAGGGCCCGGGGCagtgagaaaggggaagagaagggggcCCAAATAAGGGAGCtagaaaagaaaccaaagaatggAGGAGCCTGAGAAAAGAACTTGGTAGACTTGAAGATATTGCCCCCCACGCCCCCCTCCCATAAGATAAGCCTGTCTGTATTCCCCTCCATCTCTCTCACTCaagcttccttttctttccatctgTTAACCTGATTGAGTTCTGTTCATGGCTTGACTTCACCTCTTGGCAGGGGCCATTTGTGAGGACAAACAGATATTATCTTTGGCTGAAAGTATCTCCAGAGAGCTTCCCTGCTGGCTCATCTCATCCCCCTTCCTCGTTGTCAAGCAAGGCTGCAGAAGTCTTGGGAAGCCCAGTGTGCAGCTTGTAAAATGCTCCAGGAATATGGGGTATGGACGTCGGTGGGCTCCTGCTCCCTTTTATATTCTTATCCTCCTGATGCTTATAGTCTAACTTAGATCCCTCCCACTGCAGTTGAAGCCTTTTCTTGCAGCATCATTATTGTGCTGGAGAATTTCTGAGAAAGTTTTGAATTTGGTGGgtcaaccagaagctggaagataGCTGCTTCTGGAAGCACGCATATCCAGGATTCAGTGAACCAGAGGGGAGAATCAGCAACCCTGCTGCCAAAgccagggagggcttcctggtgGAGGGGGCTTCGCTGTGTTGCTGTGCAGCCTCTATACCACCTTCATCCTGAGCAGGCCATGCCACTCCAGGTACACTGAAGAGCTCACAGTGCTCGCCTGCCTCTCATACCCCAGCGCATACCAGGTCAGAGTGCAACTATCCCCCCAGCCTTAGCCCTCCTGGTGTGGCCAATGCCTTCTCCCATATCAGGTTTCTATTAAACATCACCTCATCAGAAAAACCTTCAGAGACCTCTGAATCTAAAGTAGATTCTCCCCATTAATGGTCCTCGCAGACACCAATGTTTTTCTTCATAGCGTTTACCATAATCTGCAATTATTTATTCATGTGTGTTTAATGTGTGTCTCCTTACTAGAGAGAAAGCCCATTGCTTTGCCCTGCCAGTCACCATCAATCCCTGCCACAGAGAAGGTGCTCGATAAACATCCCTGCcctggatgaatggatgaattggATGGTTATCAGATGCTGGGAATGAAAAGTGCTTTGCAGGTCATCTGGTCCAtctgctcattttatagataggGGATTAGGGCCCAGACTGgggaagggacttgcccaaggtccctTCTACATACTACAAGGACTCCTTAAAGTCTTTCATATAGTGTGGGAAACCCCCACTTTGAGGGGGTGGGTGAGGATGTTACCAGTTTTCCCGGGGGAGGGGAGTCCTTgtccctgtgttggtttgaaaggatcatgtaccccagaaaagccatgttttaatcctgatcccatcttgtggaggcaaccttttcttttaatccctattcagcactgtaggttggaaacttgatcatgttttctccacggagatgtgactcacccaattgtgggtattaacctttcattagagggagctgtgactccacccattccaggtgggtcttgattaatttactggaatcctttaaaagaagaagctttTGGGAGAACGATGAGAGAACCATGAGCGAGCATGAGAACCACAGAACCTACATAACCGGAGACCtcttgagatgaagaaggaaaacgctcctgggggagcttcatgaaacgagaacctggagagaaagccagcaggcatcgccatgttcgccacgtgcctttccagctgagagagaaaccctgaacacccctggccttcttgaaccaaggtatctttccctgatgccttatattggacatttctatagccatgctttaatttggacattttcacaggctgagagttgcaaactagcaacttaataaattcccccttttaaaaaccactccgtttctggcatatcacattctggcagctaggaaactagaacactccccaaTTCCCTATTACCAAAGACCTTGATGAGGGCTACACACCAAGCTGCCCTCAGAATCCCACTGAGGGACAGTCATGGGGCACCAAGGACAGGAGAAACAAAAGGGACCAGGCCACCCAGGTCAGCACTGAGACTGCCCTTGCCAGTAGCCGGCAGCTGCTCCCCATTTGCCCAGGTCCAAGCACTGCCTGCAAGGCTCAGCCTTCCCCTCCTCCACCAGGAAGGACAACTGGACAAGGGCCACCGGGGCCTAGTAGACCCCAGCTAGGAGCTCTGATCCTCCAGGCATTCACAGAGAACACGCAGGCCTGCCCCTATCCCCTGTGGAGCCCTGCCAGGATGGGGGCTTGTGACCTCCTAGGTGGCCCCTTCTACTCTGTTCCAGCTGCCACTGCTGGAAGTTCTTCTTAAAAAGCCCATCCCACAGGTGAAAATCAAACAGGCTGGGAGACAGGCCAGAGGTCTGGGTCCCGTTCCTCGGCCGCACACCCCAGACTGGCAGGTTGCCCAGcctccatcttctctctcttgaCCTCCCCAGAGCTGGACTCAGTCCTGGACACTGGGTCCCTCAGTGCACATGTGGGTTCCTCCGCTGTCCTTAGATTGCAGATAGAGGCTGCAGACAGAGAGGTCTCCTCAGATCCTCAAAACGCTGGGTCCATAGTGGCCCCGCAGCAGAGGAAGTGAGAAATGGGAGGGGGTGCAGGTTTGGGAGCCCCTCctgccagccctgcccctggCTCCTGCATGGCGATCAACCATGCTGATTGGCCGGAGACTAGGGGTTGTCTGGGACACAGGATTTTCAGTGCTCACATCCCAGGCAAACCAGGATGCTGGTCACTGGGCAGGGGACTTTGCGCTTGCTTCTTCCCACAGTTTTTCTTTCATCCTCTCCTtttcctgccctccctcccccgcAGCCCTCCCCCGCCCCTTGCAGAGG
This genomic stretch from Tamandua tetradactyla isolate mTamTet1 chromosome 12, mTamTet1.pri, whole genome shotgun sequence harbors:
- the ISLR gene encoding immunoglobulin superfamily containing leucine-rich repeat protein isoform X2; amino-acid sequence: MQGLCLLGWAVLLGLAGACPEACDCGEKYGFQIADCAYRDLKAVPQGFPGNVTTLSLSANRLPGLPRGAFAEVPLLQSLWLAHNEIRTVAAGALAVLGQLKSLDLSHNLISDFAWSDLHNLSALQLLKMDSNELTFIPRDAFRSLRALRSLQLNHNRLHTVAEGTFAPLTALSHLQINDNPFDCTCGIVWLKTWALATAVSIPEQDSVACTSPHVLKGTPLSRLPPLPCSAPSVQLTYQPSQDGAELRPGFVLALHCDAEGQPAPRLRWHIQTPGGTVEIASPNVGADGRPLPGAPAARGRPRFQAFANGSLLIPDFGKPEEGTYSCLAANELGSAESSVNVALATPGEGGEDALGRRFRGRVAEGRGCYTVDNEVQPSGPEDSVVIIYLSRGGSPEAAVVAGRAPGQRLPGLLLLGHSLLLLFLASL
- the ISLR gene encoding immunoglobulin superfamily containing leucine-rich repeat protein isoform X1 gives rise to the protein MTSGGTMQGLCLLGWAVLLGLAGACPEACDCGEKYGFQIADCAYRDLKAVPQGFPGNVTTLSLSANRLPGLPRGAFAEVPLLQSLWLAHNEIRTVAAGALAVLGQLKSLDLSHNLISDFAWSDLHNLSALQLLKMDSNELTFIPRDAFRSLRALRSLQLNHNRLHTVAEGTFAPLTALSHLQINDNPFDCTCGIVWLKTWALATAVSIPEQDSVACTSPHVLKGTPLSRLPPLPCSAPSVQLTYQPSQDGAELRPGFVLALHCDAEGQPAPRLRWHIQTPGGTVEIASPNVGADGRPLPGAPAARGRPRFQAFANGSLLIPDFGKPEEGTYSCLAANELGSAESSVNVALATPGEGGEDALGRRFRGRVAEGRGCYTVDNEVQPSGPEDSVVIIYLSRGGSPEAAVVAGRAPGQRLPGLLLLGHSLLLLFLASL